A window from Sphingopyxis alaskensis RB2256 encodes these proteins:
- a CDS encoding TerC family protein, with protein MLDILMQAGVHAGGFGGPAGMWDAIVHDFSNITEPAAFAAFLQVLMIDIVLAGDNAIVVGALAAGLPADQRRKVIIIGVLAALVLRVAFALVVTQLMQIVGLIFVGGLLLIWVAWKMWRELRDGAHSAGSPEVVGDEHSGLKPAKSFAGAAWAVAVADVSMSLDNVLAVAGAARDHPGILIVGLIFAVALMGIAANIIAKYIERYRWIAYLGLAVIVYVAIKMIYEGWIDPGVGIGTLFG; from the coding sequence ATGCTGGATATTTTGATGCAGGCCGGCGTGCACGCCGGCGGATTTGGCGGACCCGCGGGCATGTGGGACGCGATCGTCCACGATTTTTCGAACATCACCGAACCCGCGGCCTTCGCCGCCTTCCTGCAGGTGTTGATGATCGACATCGTGCTCGCGGGCGACAATGCGATCGTCGTCGGCGCGCTCGCGGCGGGACTTCCCGCCGACCAGCGGCGCAAGGTTATCATCATCGGTGTGCTAGCAGCGCTCGTGCTGCGCGTCGCCTTTGCTCTCGTCGTGACGCAGCTGATGCAGATCGTCGGGCTGATCTTCGTCGGCGGGCTGCTGCTTATCTGGGTGGCGTGGAAGATGTGGCGCGAACTGCGCGACGGCGCGCATTCGGCGGGGTCGCCCGAAGTCGTCGGCGACGAACATTCGGGCCTCAAGCCCGCCAAGAGCTTTGCCGGTGCCGCCTGGGCGGTTGCCGTCGCCGACGTCAGCATGAGCCTCGACAATGTGCTGGCGGTCGCGGGCGCGGCGCGCGATCACCCCGGCATCCTGATCGTCGGCCTGATCTTCGCGGTCGCATTGATGGGTATCGCAGCCAACATCATCGCCAAATATATCGAGCGCTATCGCTGGATCGCCTATCTCGGCCTCGCAGTGATCGTCTATGTCGCGATCAAGATGATCTACGAAGGCTGGATCGACCCCGGCGTCGGCATCGGCACGCTTTTCGGCTGA
- a CDS encoding DUF1489 family protein, translated as MTRVAVGCSDYPALEARIATYAKDGEIRFTTRFKPKRADELIGGRLHFIVKHMLVACVQILRFDDRSDGRVDIVCVADLERVHPQPKRAHQGWRYLADADAPKGLEDGSGIDELPPELYRELAGLSLI; from the coding sequence ATGACCCGCGTCGCCGTCGGCTGTTCCGATTATCCGGCGCTGGAGGCGCGCATTGCCACCTATGCAAAGGATGGTGAGATCCGTTTTACGACGCGCTTCAAGCCCAAACGCGCCGACGAGCTGATCGGCGGCAGGCTGCATTTCATCGTCAAACATATGCTCGTCGCGTGCGTGCAAATCCTGCGCTTCGACGATCGCAGCGACGGGCGGGTCGATATCGTCTGTGTCGCCGACCTCGAGCGCGTGCATCCGCAGCCGAAGCGCGCGCATCAGGGATGGCGCTATCTGGCCGATGCCGACGCGCCCAAGGGGCTGGAGGATGGAAGCGGCATCGACGAGCTGCCGCCCGAACTCTATCGCGAACTCGCCGGGCTCAGCCTGATCTAG
- a CDS encoding nuclear transport factor 2 family protein codes for MSAHPGLTAWHAYMADGGDPQRLRSLLADDAVFHSPVVHTPQEGGDKVFAYLHAASHVLGGEHFRYLREIVDGDQACLEFQTELDGIQINGVDIIRWNDAGKIEDFKVMVRPLKAINKVWEKMAAMLAAQAG; via the coding sequence ATGAGCGCGCATCCCGGCCTCACCGCCTGGCACGCCTATATGGCGGACGGCGGCGATCCGCAGCGGTTGCGGAGCTTGCTCGCCGACGATGCGGTCTTTCATTCGCCGGTCGTCCACACCCCGCAGGAAGGCGGCGACAAGGTTTTCGCCTATCTCCACGCGGCGAGCCACGTTCTGGGCGGCGAGCATTTCCGCTATTTGCGCGAAATCGTCGATGGCGATCAGGCTTGCCTCGAATTTCAGACCGAGCTCGACGGCATTCAGATCAACGGCGTCGACATCATCCGCTGGAACGACGCGGGCAAAATCGAGGATTTCAAGGTGATGGTGCGCCCGCTCAAGGCCATCAACAAGGTCTGGGAAAAAATGGCCGCGATGCTCGCGGCGCAGGCGGGCTAG
- a CDS encoding dienelactone hydrolase family protein: MPATNMTIPALDGTNRIPAYVARPDADSSRAIIVIPEIFGVNAGIRQKCDDWAAEGYLAIAPDIFWRFAPGVELDPDIEAELNEAFGYFGQYDADDGVKDIEAAIRWLHSQGASKVGCVGFCLGGRLAYMAAARTDVDASVGYYGVMIDQMLNESHAIANPLMLHIPTADHLVDHDAQKRIHDALDPHPKVTLHDYPGLDHGFAATMGNRRNDEGARLADARTRAFFAEHLA; this comes from the coding sequence ATGCCCGCGACGAATATGACCATCCCCGCGCTCGACGGGACGAACCGGATTCCCGCCTATGTCGCGCGCCCCGACGCCGACAGCTCGCGTGCGATCATCGTCATCCCCGAAATCTTCGGGGTGAACGCGGGCATCCGCCAGAAATGCGACGATTGGGCGGCCGAGGGCTATCTGGCGATCGCCCCCGACATTTTCTGGCGTTTCGCCCCCGGCGTTGAGCTCGATCCCGACATCGAGGCCGAACTCAACGAGGCTTTCGGCTATTTTGGTCAATATGACGCCGACGACGGGGTGAAGGACATCGAAGCGGCGATCCGCTGGCTCCACAGCCAGGGGGCGAGCAAGGTCGGCTGCGTCGGCTTCTGCCTCGGCGGCCGCCTCGCCTATATGGCGGCAGCACGCACCGACGTCGATGCGTCGGTGGGCTATTATGGGGTGATGATCGACCAGATGCTCAACGAAAGCCATGCGATCGCCAATCCGCTGATGCTCCATATCCCGACCGCGGACCATCTGGTCGACCATGACGCGCAAAAACGGATTCACGACGCCCTCGATCCGCATCCGAAGGTGACGCTCCACGATTATCCGGGCCTCGACCATGGTTTCGCCGCGACGATGGGCAATCGCCGCAACGACGAAGGCGCGAGGCTCGCCGACGCTCGCACCCGCGCCTTTTTCGCCGAGCATCTGGCATGA
- a CDS encoding DUF6489 family protein, translated as MKIHIEIDCTPEEARRLFGLPDLEPLHDIYLDRVRELMAKGITPEMVQAMVKTWVPMGESGLGLVQSLLGQFGGGLMGGAAKNGDAGDDKPAKGRKS; from the coding sequence ATGAAAATCCATATCGAGATCGATTGCACTCCCGAAGAGGCGCGGCGGCTGTTCGGCCTTCCCGACCTCGAACCGCTCCACGATATTTATCTCGATCGCGTCAGGGAACTGATGGCCAAGGGCATCACGCCCGAGATGGTGCAGGCGATGGTCAAGACATGGGTTCCGATGGGCGAAAGCGGGCTGGGGCTCGTCCAGTCGCTGCTCGGCCAGTTCGGCGGCGGGCTGATGGGTGGTGCGGCGAAAAATGGCGATGCGGGTGACGACAAGCCCGCCAAGGGACGCAAGAGCTGA
- the mnmE gene encoding tRNA uridine-5-carboxymethylaminomethyl(34) synthesis GTPase MnmE — MFALSSGIPPAAIAVVRISGIDAAKALQALAGRLPTPRRASLARLTDTDGGALDHALILWFPGPATATGEDLAELHLHGGRAVVAAVEAALAAMPGLRRAEAGEFTRRAFANGRIDLAEAEGLADLLAAETESQRVQALDHASGHVSRAVAGWQARLLALMAAAEAELNFADEDDVEVGEGVAQRVSEGMAALAGELGEWLARPAAEVIAEGLSVVIAGPPNAGKSTLINALAQRELAIVSPVAGTTRDVIETPLALDGIAMRFSDTAGLRGESADAIEMIGIDRAKAAVEGADILLWLGAPKEAPEHPRTILIAAQADRWRGDAAAEAEAAHCDLILSAATGEGMDRLHTMIVEMARTLLPREGEATLRQRQRDALAEAKGWLEVETGSREAGDLILLAERLRLAGATLDRITGRGGVEDMLDTLFGRFCIGK; from the coding sequence ATTTTCGCGCTATCGAGCGGGATACCGCCGGCGGCGATTGCGGTCGTGCGCATCAGCGGCATCGATGCCGCCAAGGCTTTACAGGCACTGGCGGGGCGCCTCCCCACACCCCGCCGCGCATCGCTCGCCCGGTTGACGGACACCGACGGCGGGGCGCTCGATCATGCGCTCATCCTCTGGTTTCCGGGGCCAGCGACCGCGACCGGCGAAGACCTCGCCGAACTGCACCTGCACGGCGGACGCGCGGTGGTTGCGGCGGTCGAAGCGGCGCTGGCGGCGATGCCGGGACTGCGGCGTGCCGAAGCGGGTGAGTTTACGCGGCGGGCGTTTGCGAATGGGCGGATCGATCTGGCCGAGGCCGAGGGGCTCGCCGACCTGCTCGCCGCCGAAACCGAGAGCCAGCGTGTGCAGGCGCTGGATCATGCGAGCGGGCATGTGTCGCGCGCGGTGGCGGGGTGGCAGGCGCGGCTACTCGCGCTGATGGCGGCGGCCGAGGCCGAACTTAACTTCGCGGATGAGGATGACGTCGAAGTTGGCGAAGGTGTCGCGCAGCGCGTGTCGGAGGGGATGGCGGCCCTGGCGGGGGAGCTCGGCGAGTGGCTGGCGCGGCCGGCGGCGGAGGTGATTGCCGAGGGGCTGTCGGTGGTGATCGCTGGGCCGCCGAACGCAGGTAAATCTACTCTTATCAATGCTCTAGCTCAGAGGGAGCTGGCGATCGTGTCGCCGGTCGCCGGGACGACGCGCGATGTGATCGAAACGCCGCTCGCGCTGGACGGAATTGCAATGCGCTTTTCGGATACTGCCGGCCTGCGCGGCGAAAGTGCCGACGCGATCGAAATGATTGGAATCGATCGCGCGAAGGCGGCAGTGGAGGGTGCGGACATCCTGTTGTGGTTGGGCGCGCCGAAGGAGGCGCCCGAGCATCCTCGCACGATCCTGATCGCCGCGCAGGCCGACCGCTGGCGCGGCGATGCCGCGGCCGAAGCCGAGGCCGCGCACTGCGATCTTATATTGTCCGCCGCCACGGGGGAGGGGATGGACCGGTTGCACACGATGATCGTCGAGATGGCGCGAACCTTATTGCCGCGCGAGGGCGAGGCTACGCTCCGGCAGCGACAGCGTGATGCGCTCGCCGAGGCAAAGGGGTGGCTGGAAGTTGAGACGGGATCGCGCGAGGCGGGCGATCTGATCCTGCTGGCCGAGCGGCTGCGGCTTGCCGGGGCCACGCTGGACCGTATCACCGGGCGCGGGGGCGTTGAAGATATGCTCGACACGCTGTTTGGGCGATTCTGCATCGGCAAATGA